From the Alkalibacter rhizosphaerae genome, one window contains:
- the metG gene encoding methionine--tRNA ligase has product MKPTYYITTPIYYPSDKLHVGHTYTTVAADALSRFKKMTGYDVFFLTGTDEHGQKIEEKAKAQGVTPKEYVDPIVKDIKDLWELMNIDYDDFIRTTDPEHEKSVQRIFKQLYEQGDIYKSFYEGWYCTPCEAFWTETQLEDGKCPDCGREVRQEKEEAYFFKMSKYAERLIQHIEDNPQFIQPESRKNEMINNFLKPGLQDLCVSRTTFDWGVPVDFDPGHVVYVWIDALSNYITALGYMNDRPQLMDKYWPADVHLIGKDILRFHTIYWPIMLMALDLPLPKQVFGHGWILLKGGKMSKSKGNVIDPVVLSNKYGVDALRYFALREMTFGADGIYNEEALVSRINSDLANDLGNLLSRTVAMVEKYFNGVIPATRKGEAIDEDLKKRIAETPELLEEHMEKLELSNALSVIWKLISRANKYIDETTPWILGKDPEQADRLAEVMFQLADTLRVVTVLVSPFIPATAEKMKEQLQIPEEYLTWESLKTPGAYDFTAAMKKTENLFPRVELEKEEAGKGKAEKKGKGKKQEKAPETTQNSEITIDDFAKVELKVATVVECTKHPDADRLLVLKVQIGEESRQIVSGIANFYAPDQMVGKKVVVVTNLKKTKLRGVESQGMILAAADDSTLNLVTIDGDLPSGTQVR; this is encoded by the coding sequence ATGAAACCTACATATTATATCACGACACCAATTTATTATCCCAGCGACAAATTGCACGTTGGCCACACCTACACAACGGTGGCGGCGGACGCCTTGTCCCGATTCAAGAAAATGACCGGGTACGATGTGTTTTTCCTGACGGGAACCGACGAGCACGGACAGAAGATCGAAGAGAAAGCCAAGGCACAAGGCGTGACACCCAAGGAATATGTGGATCCCATCGTCAAAGACATCAAGGACCTGTGGGAATTGATGAACATCGATTACGACGACTTTATCCGGACAACGGATCCGGAGCATGAAAAATCGGTGCAGCGGATCTTCAAGCAATTATACGAGCAAGGAGATATCTATAAATCTTTTTATGAAGGATGGTATTGCACCCCTTGTGAGGCATTCTGGACAGAGACCCAGCTGGAGGACGGAAAATGTCCCGACTGCGGACGGGAAGTCCGTCAGGAGAAGGAAGAAGCCTACTTCTTCAAAATGTCCAAGTACGCGGAACGGTTGATCCAGCACATAGAAGACAACCCTCAGTTCATCCAGCCGGAATCCAGAAAGAATGAAATGATCAACAACTTCCTCAAGCCGGGCTTGCAGGATCTGTGTGTATCCAGGACCACCTTCGACTGGGGGGTGCCGGTGGATTTTGATCCCGGCCACGTGGTCTACGTCTGGATCGATGCATTGTCCAACTACATCACCGCACTGGGATACATGAACGACCGACCCCAGCTGATGGATAAATACTGGCCGGCGGATGTCCATCTGATCGGAAAGGATATTTTGCGATTTCACACCATCTACTGGCCCATCATGCTGATGGCGCTGGATCTTCCTCTGCCAAAGCAGGTGTTCGGACATGGATGGATCCTGCTCAAAGGCGGAAAGATGTCCAAATCCAAAGGCAATGTCATCGATCCGGTGGTATTGTCCAATAAATACGGCGTGGACGCCCTTCGGTATTTTGCCTTGCGGGAAATGACCTTTGGCGCCGACGGCATCTATAATGAGGAAGCTCTGGTTTCCAGGATCAATTCCGACCTGGCCAACGACCTGGGAAACTTGCTCAGCAGGACCGTCGCCATGGTGGAAAAGTACTTCAACGGTGTCATCCCGGCCACTAGAAAAGGGGAAGCCATCGATGAGGATCTGAAAAAACGGATCGCGGAAACGCCAGAATTGCTGGAAGAGCACATGGAAAAGCTGGAATTGAGCAATGCTCTAAGCGTCATCTGGAAGCTCATATCCCGTGCCAACAAGTACATTGACGAGACCACACCCTGGATCCTGGGTAAAGATCCGGAGCAGGCAGACCGCCTTGCAGAGGTCATGTTCCAGCTGGCAGATACCCTCCGTGTTGTCACGGTTTTGGTATCCCCCTTCATTCCCGCCACAGCGGAAAAGATGAAAGAACAACTTCAGATCCCTGAAGAATACCTGACGTGGGAAAGTCTGAAGACCCCTGGTGCTTATGATTTTACCGCAGCCATGAAAAAAACGGAGAATCTGTTTCCCCGAGTGGAACTGGAAAAAGAAGAAGCGGGAAAAGGCAAGGCAGAGAAAAAGGGAAAAGGCAAGAAACAGGAAAAGGCTCCGGAAACCACCCAAAACAGCGAGATCACCATTGATGATTTTGCCAAGGTGGAGCTGAAGGTCGCCACCGTCGTGGAATGTACCAAACATCCGGATGCAGACCGACTTTTGGTATTGAAGGTCCAGATCGGAGAAGAGAGTCGGCAGATCGTTTCGGGAATTGCCAACTTCTATGCACCGGACCAAATGGTGGGGAAAAAGGTAGTAGTGGTCACCAACCTGAAGAAAACCAAATTGCGGGGCGTAGAATCTCAGGGCATGATCCTGGCGGCTGCGGATGATTCCACTTTGAACCTGGTGACCATCGATGGAGATCTGCCATCAGGCACCCAGGTTCGATAG
- a CDS encoding AbrB/MazE/SpoVT family DNA-binding domain-containing protein — MKSTGIVRKVDELGRIVIPIELRRTLDINIKDSLEIFVDGSYVVLKKYEPACIFCGNAKDVINYKGKNICPECLTDLKK, encoded by the coding sequence ATGAAATCGACAGGCATTGTAAGAAAGGTTGACGAATTGGGCAGAATCGTCATCCCCATCGAGCTTCGGAGGACCCTGGACATCAACATCAAGGACTCTTTGGAGATTTTTGTAGACGGAAGCTACGTCGTATTGAAAAAATACGAACCGGCTTGCATCTTCTGCGGAAACGCAAAAGACGTCATCAACTACAAAGGGAAGAACATTTGTCCGGAATGTTTGACGGATCTTAAAAAGTAA
- the rsmI gene encoding 16S rRNA (cytidine(1402)-2'-O)-methyltransferase, protein MDTDQSSLGTLYLVATPIGNLEDMSFRAVRTLKEVSLIAAEDTRHTRKLLQHYEITTPMVSYHQHNEKLRSEELVKALTEGKSIGLVSDAGTPGISDPGEELVRRCLEEDIPVTIVPGANAAVSALVISGLSARSFCFLGFLSPNKTERQEQLDQLRSMKGTAILYEAPHRLQKTLKVLLEELGDITVSLVRELTKIHETVWRGNISRAIMEMENQRPRGEYVVLLQLENDKNAETFWQDWTLEQHMDHYLSQGQTKKEAVKTIAKDRGVPKREIYDIFMK, encoded by the coding sequence ATGGACACGGATCAAAGCAGCCTGGGAACATTGTACCTGGTGGCAACGCCGATCGGAAATCTGGAGGATATGAGCTTTCGCGCCGTGAGGACCTTGAAGGAAGTATCTCTTATCGCAGCGGAAGATACCCGTCACACTCGAAAATTGCTCCAGCACTATGAGATCACGACACCCATGGTGAGTTATCATCAACACAACGAAAAATTGCGCAGTGAAGAACTGGTGAAGGCTCTGACGGAAGGAAAAAGCATCGGACTGGTTTCCGATGCGGGAACGCCGGGGATCTCGGATCCGGGGGAAGAACTGGTTCGTCGATGTCTGGAAGAGGACATCCCCGTCACCATCGTACCCGGCGCCAATGCGGCAGTCAGCGCCCTGGTCATTTCCGGGTTGAGTGCCAGATCCTTTTGCTTCCTTGGATTTCTTTCCCCGAACAAGACAGAACGACAGGAGCAGCTGGACCAATTGCGATCCATGAAAGGGACAGCAATTTTGTACGAAGCACCCCATCGACTTCAAAAAACACTAAAAGTCCTCCTGGAGGAACTGGGGGACATAACTGTTTCACTGGTACGGGAATTGACCAAGATCCACGAAACAGTTTGGCGTGGAAATATTTCCCGGGCAATAATGGAAATGGAAAATCAGCGGCCAAGAGGGGAATACGTAGTGCTGCTACAGCTGGAAAACGATAAAAATGCGGAGACCTTCTGGCAGGACTGGACCCTGGAGCAGCATATGGACCATTATCTGTCTCAGGGGCAGACAAAAAAAGAAGCCGTGAAAACCATCGCCAAAGATCGAGGAGTTCCCAAACGGGAGATCTACGACATATTCATGAAATAA
- a CDS encoding adenylosuccinate synthase: MSSVVVIGAQWGDEGKGKITDYLAQQAEVVVRYQGGNNAGHTVEVGDKQYKLHLIPSGIINPDKPCIIGNGVVIDPKALLDEIDYLEKDGVATEALTISDRAHVIMPYHKLLDELSEESLGDKKIGTTKKGIGPAYMDKTSRSGIRICDLMDRELFSDKLKTLLEEKNKIITLIYGGDPLDYEEILETYLVYGQQLQKYVRDTSVNVYDYIREDKRVLFEGAQGTLLDLDFGTYPYVTSSHPGSGGVSTGTGVGPGAIHEVLGVVKAYTTRVGEGPFPTELFDQTGEYIRQVGKEYGTTTGRARRCGWFDGVILKFSTRINGLTALAITKLDTLTGIEKLKVCVGYEKDGKVHHDFPASLKDLAACKPVYEELDGWNEDITMCKSFSELPENTKKYVAKIEEISGIPAKIVSVGPNRSETIIRDDVFRG, encoded by the coding sequence ATGAGTAGTGTTGTAGTAATAGGAGCCCAGTGGGGCGATGAAGGAAAAGGGAAAATCACCGACTATCTGGCCCAACAGGCGGAAGTAGTGGTGCGATACCAGGGAGGAAACAACGCCGGGCATACGGTGGAAGTAGGAGATAAGCAGTACAAACTCCACCTGATCCCATCGGGGATCATCAATCCGGACAAGCCCTGCATCATTGGAAACGGCGTTGTCATCGATCCAAAAGCCCTGCTGGACGAGATCGATTATTTGGAGAAGGACGGGGTAGCAACGGAAGCATTGACCATCAGCGACCGGGCCCATGTCATCATGCCTTATCACAAGCTCCTGGACGAATTGTCGGAAGAGAGTTTGGGAGACAAGAAGATCGGGACCACAAAAAAAGGGATCGGACCGGCCTACATGGACAAGACCAGCCGCTCCGGGATCCGGATCTGCGATCTGATGGACCGGGAGCTGTTTTCGGACAAACTGAAAACGTTGCTGGAAGAAAAGAACAAGATCATCACCCTGATCTATGGTGGGGATCCCTTGGATTATGAAGAGATCTTGGAAACCTATCTGGTCTACGGACAGCAGCTGCAAAAGTATGTCAGGGATACATCCGTCAACGTCTATGATTATATTCGAGAAGATAAAAGGGTATTGTTCGAAGGAGCCCAGGGGACCCTTCTGGATCTGGATTTTGGAACCTACCCCTATGTCACTTCTTCCCATCCCGGCTCCGGTGGAGTCAGCACCGGTACCGGCGTCGGACCGGGCGCCATCCATGAAGTGTTGGGTGTGGTGAAAGCTTATACCACCCGTGTTGGCGAAGGTCCTTTCCCTACGGAGCTTTTCGACCAGACGGGAGAATACATCCGTCAGGTGGGAAAAGAGTATGGAACCACCACTGGACGAGCCAGAAGATGCGGTTGGTTCGATGGAGTGATCTTGAAATTCTCCACCAGGATCAACGGATTGACGGCTTTGGCCATTACAAAGCTGGATACCCTTACCGGCATTGAAAAGCTGAAAGTCTGTGTAGGATATGAGAAAGACGGCAAAGTGCATCATGATTTCCCTGCGTCTCTGAAAGATCTGGCAGCCTGCAAGCCGGTCTATGAAGAGTTGGATGGGTGGAACGAAGACATCACCATGTGCAAGAGTTTCAGCGAACTGCCGGAAAACACGAAAAAGTATGTGGCCAAGATCGAAGAGATCAGCGGGATCCCGGCGAAGATCGTATCTGTAGGACCCAATCGAAGCGAGACCATTATTCGGGACGACGTTTTTCGAGGATGA
- a CDS encoding NAD(P)/FAD-dependent oxidoreductase → MKKYDVIIVGAGPAGIFCAMEMIKKNSDMKILMLEKGNSIEKRICPKRRTNKCVGCTPCNITTGFAGAGAYSDGKLSLSPEVGGELPEYIGYEETEELIRYVDDIYLGFGADNKIYGIDDEEKIAEIRRKAIQSDLKLIECPIRHVGTEVGYEIYTKLQNHLLSNGVEILFRNPVKEILIEDDKAIGVEADKLYYADRIVVGVGRDGSEWFEEICRRNGVDTEVGKVDIGVRVECRNEIMKEINDVMYEGKLVYYTKTFDDKVRTFCSNPGGVVATEYYDDNLAVVNGHSYKAESMKTNNTNFALLVSKGFTEPFNSPISYGKYIAGLGNMLSGNKIIVQRYGDFRRGRRTTENRLVRNNIQPTLKDAVPGDLCLVLPYRIMKDIEEMIQALDHVTPGLANDETLIYGVEVKFYSNKIKVNDDFETNIENLHVMGDGAGVTRGLMQASVNGVYVARKILDRS, encoded by the coding sequence ATGAAAAAATATGATGTGATCATCGTCGGTGCAGGTCCTGCCGGGATCTTCTGCGCCATGGAAATGATCAAGAAAAATTCGGATATGAAAATTCTGATGCTGGAAAAAGGGAATTCCATCGAAAAAAGGATTTGTCCAAAACGCCGAACCAACAAATGTGTGGGGTGTACTCCCTGCAACATCACCACCGGATTCGCCGGTGCCGGTGCCTATTCCGACGGAAAGCTTTCGCTGTCGCCGGAAGTGGGCGGAGAGCTACCGGAATACATCGGGTACGAAGAAACGGAAGAACTGATCCGTTACGTGGATGACATTTATCTGGGATTTGGCGCAGACAACAAGATCTATGGGATCGATGACGAAGAAAAGATCGCCGAGATCCGCCGCAAGGCCATACAAAGCGACTTGAAACTGATCGAGTGTCCCATACGCCATGTAGGAACGGAAGTAGGGTATGAGATCTACACTAAATTGCAGAACCACTTGCTTTCCAACGGAGTGGAGATCCTGTTTCGAAATCCGGTGAAAGAGATCCTGATCGAAGACGATAAAGCCATTGGTGTTGAGGCCGATAAACTTTACTATGCAGACCGGATCGTCGTTGGCGTCGGCCGGGATGGTTCCGAGTGGTTTGAAGAGATCTGCAGGAGAAACGGCGTGGACACGGAAGTCGGTAAGGTGGATATCGGCGTACGGGTGGAATGCCGCAATGAAATCATGAAAGAAATCAATGATGTCATGTACGAAGGCAAGTTGGTTTATTATACGAAGACATTTGACGACAAAGTGCGAACCTTTTGCTCCAATCCCGGAGGAGTCGTTGCAACGGAATACTACGACGACAACCTGGCGGTGGTCAACGGACACAGCTACAAGGCGGAAAGCATGAAGACCAACAACACCAACTTTGCCTTGTTGGTGTCCAAAGGGTTTACAGAACCGTTCAATTCACCCATTTCTTATGGGAAGTACATCGCCGGACTTGGCAACATGCTCTCCGGCAACAAGATCATCGTCCAACGATATGGGGATTTTCGTCGGGGACGTCGCACCACGGAAAACCGACTGGTGCGAAACAACATCCAGCCCACCCTAAAGGATGCGGTACCGGGAGATCTGTGTCTGGTATTGCCCTACCGGATCATGAAGGACATCGAGGAAATGATCCAGGCCCTGGACCATGTCACTCCAGGTTTGGCCAATGATGAAACCTTGATTTACGGCGTGGAAGTGAAGTTTTATTCCAATAAGATCAAGGTCAATGACGATTTTGAAACCAATATTGAAAACCTCCACGTCATGGGGGATGGAGCAGGAGTGACCAGGGGATTGATGCAAGCTTCTGTAAATGGCGTATACGTGGCCAGAAAAATCTTGGACCGATCCTGA
- the dnaB gene encoding replicative DNA helicase, producing MAERLTKVPPHNIEAEQSILGAMLISKDAIATATELISDSNMFYNAQHKAIFEGISDLFKEDLPVDIITLSSKLKDSNVLDKVGGRVYLAELVESVPVSGNIRTYCEIVREKALLRSLIASSMEVIEECYNNAEEADAVLELAEKQIFDLSQRQKTGDFVHIKEALVGTLESIEEIQKNNSRITGVPTGFVDLDHMTAGLQKADLVLVAARPSMGKTALALNMAQHAAVKEGKSVAVFSLEMSKELLTQRMLCSEAHINSQSLRTGNLTDKDWQKLAYASSVLSKSKIYIDDTPGVTVMEMRSKARRLKLEHGLDLILIDYLQLMEGSKRSENRQQEISAISRALKALAREMKCPVVALSQLSRAPDARTDHRPILSDLRESGAIEQDADVVMMLFRNYYYSKDPEEKNVAELNIAKQRNGATGMVRLSWHEEFTQFGNLAQYGEQ from the coding sequence ATGGCAGAGCGCCTGACAAAAGTACCGCCTCATAATATTGAAGCGGAACAATCCATTTTAGGAGCCATGTTGATCAGCAAAGACGCCATTGCCACGGCAACGGAGTTGATCAGCGACTCGAATATGTTTTACAACGCACAGCATAAGGCGATTTTTGAAGGGATATCGGATCTTTTCAAGGAAGATCTGCCGGTGGACATCATCACCCTGTCCAGCAAATTGAAAGATTCCAACGTCTTGGACAAGGTTGGGGGACGGGTGTACCTGGCAGAACTGGTGGAGTCGGTGCCGGTCAGCGGAAATATCCGGACTTATTGCGAGATCGTTCGTGAAAAAGCATTGCTGCGCAGCTTGATCGCCTCTTCCATGGAGGTCATCGAAGAATGCTACAACAATGCAGAAGAAGCAGATGCCGTTTTGGAATTGGCGGAAAAACAGATCTTTGATCTGTCCCAGCGTCAAAAAACAGGAGATTTCGTCCACATCAAAGAAGCCTTGGTGGGTACATTGGAGAGCATCGAAGAGATCCAGAAGAACAATTCCCGGATCACCGGTGTCCCTACAGGATTCGTTGATCTGGATCATATGACGGCCGGATTGCAAAAGGCCGACCTGGTTCTGGTCGCCGCCAGACCATCCATGGGAAAAACGGCCCTGGCCTTGAACATGGCCCAGCATGCGGCGGTGAAGGAAGGGAAGTCCGTTGCCGTATTCAGCCTGGAGATGTCCAAGGAACTATTGACACAGCGGATGCTGTGCAGCGAGGCCCACATCAACAGCCAGAGTCTGCGAACGGGAAACTTGACGGACAAGGATTGGCAAAAACTGGCCTATGCCAGCTCCGTCCTGTCCAAAAGTAAGATCTACATCGACGATACTCCAGGTGTGACGGTCATGGAGATGCGCTCAAAAGCCAGGAGGCTGAAACTGGAGCACGGCTTGGATTTGATTTTGATCGACTACCTTCAATTGATGGAAGGATCCAAGCGAAGCGAAAACAGGCAGCAGGAGATCTCTGCCATTTCACGGGCCCTCAAAGCCCTGGCAAGAGAAATGAAATGTCCCGTAGTGGCCCTGTCCCAGTTGAGCCGGGCGCCGGATGCCAGAACGGATCATCGTCCCATTCTATCCGACTTGAGAGAGTCGGGTGCCATCGAGCAGGATGCGGATGTGGTAATGATGCTGTTTCGTAATTATTACTACTCCAAAGATCCGGAAGAAAAGAACGTGGCAGAACTGAATATTGCGAAGCAAAGAAATGGAGCCACGGGCATGGTGCGCCTTTCATGGCATGAAGAGTTCACTCAATTCGGCAATTTGGCACAATACGGAGAACAATAG
- the rplI gene encoding 50S ribosomal protein L9, with translation MKVILLQDVKSMGKKGDVVNAKDGYARNFLFPKGLALEATKENLKKNEEERKEVEAALQKELDEAKALAATLDSTVLKMKEKAAEDGRLYGSITSKDLAEALKEQFGYDVDKRKILLSEPIRHIGKFTVSIKTYAGVTGDLTVLVDAQ, from the coding sequence ATGAAAGTAATATTACTGCAAGACGTAAAGAGCATGGGGAAAAAGGGGGATGTTGTCAATGCAAAGGATGGGTATGCCCGAAACTTCCTCTTTCCGAAAGGATTGGCGTTGGAAGCAACCAAAGAGAACTTGAAGAAGAACGAAGAAGAAAGAAAAGAAGTGGAAGCAGCCCTGCAGAAGGAATTGGATGAAGCAAAAGCCCTGGCAGCCACTCTGGACAGCACCGTATTGAAGATGAAGGAAAAGGCGGCGGAAGACGGACGTCTGTACGGGTCGATCACCAGCAAGGATCTGGCAGAGGCGCTGAAGGAACAATTCGGATACGATGTGGACAAGCGAAAAATCTTGTTAAGTGAACCGATCCGTCACATCGGAAAGTTCACAGTCAGCATCAAAACCTATGCCGGCGTGACCGGAGACTTGACGGTTCTTGTCGATGCACAATGA
- a CDS encoding DHH family phosphoesterase translates to MIGFFVPNTNIYLWIIGILVGILYFYTIPLAVLGSFILVYLIYYKYRVDVESEERWRHVVENLQLDMDAASQNIMMELPFPLIILRKDETILWYNSRFRTILGSKANILNKKYTKIFPEFDFDILTGEEEQWSEFQLRDRHYRVYTKPVTNAKDEQIFLLYWIDQSDWKELKKKYEMERPVVAYLQVDNYDEILSSTNESYRPLINAIIDQKIGSWCKEYDALVNKYEQDQYVLVFEQQHLYAMEDKKFTILDTMRETQSGNKIPITVSMGIGFSDDDISFVQRKDLAKSAMDIALARGGDQVVVRRNEKVSYFGGKTQALEKRTKTKARLKAHGIKELIENADQVFIMGHALPDIDALGAALGIYRSTMFLNKPAFMVIDDSNPSIDVLYKDMLGAGYGEMMLRGESARKKWTTDSLLVILDVHRKDLVQDVELLAKAEKVIIIDHHIRASNFIEEAVLTYIEPYASSTCELVTEVIEYIDEEIDLTELEATALLAGIHMDTKGFSFKTGVRTFEAASFLRKKGADTLKAKEYLKDDLEILVAKSEALKEIEFVEKGVALAVVENRSEKVQLIAAQTADAMLNIQGVEAAFVLAQNGEGAIISGRSYGKVNVQRILEELGGGGHMNMAGAQLPGVDPAQAKEKLIQVINKYV, encoded by the coding sequence TTGATCGGTTTTTTTGTTCCCAATACAAACATATATCTGTGGATCATCGGCATATTGGTCGGGATCCTGTATTTCTATACCATTCCACTGGCTGTCCTGGGCAGCTTCATTCTCGTGTATTTGATCTATTACAAATACAGGGTGGACGTGGAAAGTGAAGAGAGATGGCGGCATGTTGTGGAAAATCTTCAGTTGGACATGGACGCCGCATCCCAAAACATCATGATGGAATTGCCTTTTCCCTTGATCATCTTGCGGAAAGACGAAACCATCCTTTGGTACAACAGCAGGTTTCGAACCATTTTGGGGAGCAAAGCCAATATTCTGAACAAAAAATATACAAAGATCTTTCCGGAATTTGATTTTGACATATTGACCGGGGAAGAAGAGCAGTGGTCCGAGTTCCAACTTCGTGACAGGCACTATCGGGTCTATACCAAACCGGTCACCAACGCCAAAGATGAACAAATTTTTCTTCTATATTGGATCGACCAAAGCGACTGGAAAGAATTGAAGAAAAAATATGAAATGGAACGGCCTGTGGTGGCGTATCTGCAGGTGGATAACTACGACGAAATACTGAGCAGCACCAATGAAAGTTATCGTCCCCTGATCAATGCCATCATCGACCAAAAAATCGGTTCCTGGTGCAAGGAATACGACGCACTGGTAAACAAATATGAACAGGATCAATACGTGCTGGTATTTGAGCAGCAGCATCTCTATGCCATGGAAGACAAGAAATTCACCATTTTGGATACCATGAGGGAGACACAAAGCGGCAACAAGATCCCCATAACGGTGAGCATGGGCATCGGATTCTCCGATGACGACATCTCTTTTGTACAGCGCAAGGATCTGGCCAAGTCGGCCATGGACATTGCATTGGCCCGAGGCGGAGATCAAGTGGTGGTGCGAAGAAACGAAAAAGTGAGCTATTTTGGCGGCAAAACCCAGGCTTTGGAAAAGAGGACCAAGACCAAAGCCAGACTGAAGGCCCATGGTATCAAGGAATTGATCGAAAATGCGGACCAGGTATTCATCATGGGGCATGCATTGCCGGATATCGATGCATTGGGAGCGGCACTGGGTATTTATCGATCCACTATGTTCTTGAATAAACCGGCATTTATGGTAATAGATGACAGTAATCCGTCCATTGATGTATTGTACAAGGATATGTTGGGAGCGGGCTATGGAGAAATGATGCTTCGGGGAGAATCGGCCCGAAAAAAATGGACGACGGATTCCCTTCTTGTCATTTTGGATGTGCACCGGAAAGACCTGGTCCAGGATGTGGAATTGCTGGCTAAAGCGGAGAAGGTGATCATCATCGACCACCATATACGGGCATCCAACTTTATCGAGGAAGCTGTTTTGACCTACATCGAGCCCTACGCATCGTCCACCTGCGAACTGGTGACGGAAGTCATCGAATACATCGACGAAGAGATCGACCTGACAGAACTGGAAGCAACGGCCCTGTTGGCAGGGATCCACATGGACACAAAAGGATTCAGCTTCAAAACAGGAGTACGGACCTTTGAGGCCGCATCCTTTTTAAGGAAAAAAGGGGCGGATACCTTGAAAGCAAAAGAGTATCTCAAAGACGACCTGGAAATACTGGTAGCCAAGTCGGAAGCATTGAAAGAGATCGAGTTTGTTGAAAAAGGGGTCGCGCTGGCGGTGGTGGAAAACCGCAGCGAAAAAGTCCAACTGATCGCTGCCCAGACTGCAGACGCCATGCTGAACATTCAAGGTGTGGAAGCGGCATTCGTCCTTGCCCAAAATGGAGAAGGAGCCATCATCAGCGGCAGGTCCTACGGTAAAGTGAACGTGCAGCGGATCTTGGAAGAACTTGGCGGTGGAGGACACATGAACATGGCCGGGGCCCAATTGCCGGGGGTGGATCCGGCACAAGCAAAAGAAAAATTGATACAGGTAATAAACAAGTACGTTTAG
- the rpsR gene encoding 30S ribosomal protein S18 translates to MARPFRRTRKKVCNFCESKSGAIDYKDLKTLGKYVSERGKILPRRVTGNCAKHQRELTVAIKRARSIALLPYTSE, encoded by the coding sequence ATGGCTAGACCATTTCGAAGAACTAGAAAAAAAGTCTGCAATTTTTGCGAAAGCAAATCTGGCGCAATCGACTATAAAGATTTGAAAACTTTGGGAAAATACGTTTCCGAACGAGGAAAGATCCTTCCGAGACGTGTTACAGGAAATTGTGCGAAGCATCAACGAGAGTTGACGGTAGCAATCAAAAGAGCAAGAAGCATCGCCTTATTGCCCTATACTTCAGAATGA
- a CDS encoding single-stranded DNA-binding protein yields the protein MNKVVLVGRLTKDIELRYTQKGTAVASFTIAIDRRFKNQNGEKETDFINCVAWGAQGETASKYVGKGSQIGVCGRIQTRSYEANDGGRRYVTEVVCEEIEFLSSGGNQNRSGGYSPAKQDQNRNSNSDFGVPMDDFQPLEDDDDDLPF from the coding sequence ATGAACAAAGTCGTACTCGTAGGTCGCTTGACAAAAGATATTGAATTAAGGTATACCCAAAAGGGCACAGCAGTGGCGTCTTTTACCATTGCCATCGATCGTCGTTTTAAAAATCAAAACGGCGAAAAAGAAACGGATTTTATCAACTGTGTCGCCTGGGGCGCACAGGGCGAGACCGCTTCGAAATATGTGGGTAAAGGCAGCCAAATAGGTGTATGCGGACGGATTCAAACAAGATCTTACGAAGCAAACGATGGAGGAAGAAGATACGTTACCGAAGTCGTATGTGAAGAAATTGAATTCCTGAGTTCTGGTGGAAATCAGAACCGTTCCGGCGGGTATTCCCCGGCAAAACAGGATCAAAATCGAAACAGCAATTCGGATTTTGGCGTTCCAATGGATGATTTTCAACCGTTGGAAGACGATGATGACGATCTTCCATTTTAA
- the rpsF gene encoding 30S ribosomal protein S6, with the protein MNSYETIIIFNPELTTEQVGESLEKIKTMISAKGELENVEEWGKRKLAYKIKNKFTEGYYVLVNYKGTNELLADLDHGFKISEDFVRHLTIKKEV; encoded by the coding sequence ATGAACAGTTATGAAACAATAATCATCTTTAACCCGGAATTGACGACAGAACAAGTGGGAGAGAGTCTTGAAAAAATCAAGACGATGATTTCCGCAAAAGGCGAATTGGAGAATGTCGAAGAATGGGGCAAAAGAAAACTGGCGTACAAAATCAAAAACAAATTCACAGAAGGTTATTACGTCCTTGTAAATTACAAGGGAACCAACGAACTTCTGGCAGATTTGGACCACGGTTTTAAAATTTCCGAAGATTTTGTCCGACACTTGACCATAAAAAAAGAAGTATAA
- a CDS encoding DUF951 domain-containing protein, which produces MDVKIGDLVETKKKHPCGSVTWVVIRTGMDIKMKCQGCGRIVMLDREKFEKRVKRILETNETKET; this is translated from the coding sequence GTGGATGTGAAAATCGGAGATCTTGTGGAAACCAAAAAGAAGCATCCCTGCGGAAGTGTCACCTGGGTGGTCATTCGAACCGGGATGGACATTAAAATGAAATGCCAGGGTTGCGGAAGGATCGTAATGCTGGATCGGGAAAAATTCGAGAAAAGAGTAAAGCGGATCCTGGAAACCAATGAAACCAAGGAAACTTGA